AAGGTTGATGTCGAGAACTCGATCGAACGTCTCGGTGTCGGTTTCCTCGACGACCGCCGGCGGTTGGCCGATGCCGGCGTTGTTGACGAGTGCGTCGAGACCGTCCTCGGCGGCGATGGATTCGACGAGGTCGGCGAACGCCGCCTCGTCGCGCACGTCGAGTTCGTGGAAGGTCGCGTCGCCCTCGGCCGCCGCGATCCGCTCGACGGTCTCCTCGCCACCCTCACGGTCGACGTCAGTGACGATCACCCGAGCGCCCTCCTCGGCACAGCGCTCGGCGGTCGCACGCCCGATCCCCGCGCCTGCACCCGTCACGAACACCGTCTGATCCTCGAATCGCATGGTAGGTCGCCACGGCCTGGCAGCATAAACCCGATCGGTCGTGGACGAACGATCAAGATGGTTGGACGGGCCGTCGGTAGGCGGAGGATCGACGGGGTGAACCCAATCGTGAGCGCGGATCGACCGCCGAAAGAACGAACCACGCTGCCGTCTATCGGACCGTATGGCAGCCGACCAGCCACTCGCCGACGACACGGCGATTGTCACCGGAGCCAGCTCGGGGATCGGAAGCGCGACCGCACACGCGCTCGCACGCGACGGGGCCGACCTCGCGCTCGCCGCACGACGAGAGGAGCGTCTCGAAGAACTCGCTGCGGAGCTCGAAGCCGATCACGGCGTCGCGACCCTCGTCGCACCGACCGACGTCACCGAGGAGGACGCGGTCGCGGACCTCGTCGATGGGACGGTCGATGCGTTCGGCGGCCTCGACGTGCTCGTCAACAACGCCGGTCTCGCGCGCGGGTCGGCCGTGGAGGACCTCTCGACCGAGGAGTACCGCACCATGATGGATGTCAACGTCGACGGCTGTTTCTTCGCGACGCGCGCGGCGCTCCCCCATCTCCGGGCGTCCGAGGGAAACCTGGTCTTCGTGGGGAGCTTCGCGGGGCAGTACCCCCGCCCGTTCAACCCGGTCTACGCCGCGACGAAGTGGTGGGTTCGCGGGTTCGCCCATAGCGTCGCTGGCGCAGTCGGTGAGGCGGGCGTCGGTGTCACCGTGATCAACCCCTCGGAGGTGCGGACGGAGTTCGGCGACGACGAGAGCTTCGCGGAACGGTTCGACGAGGGCGAGGTCACCGAACCCGACGAGATCGGCGACGCGATCGCGTTCGCCACGCGCCAGGACCGTTCGACCGTGAGCGAACTCGACCTCTTCCGGCGCGACAAGTTCAGCGACTTCTGAGTTCGACCGCGAGCGCGTCGGCGGGGTCGGCCGGTCCGCGGACGTATCTCGTGGGATCGCGCTCGACCGCGAAGGCGTGGATCGTGACCACCAGACGCTCGGAATCGAGCGTCGCACGCAGGACGGGACCGACGCTCGTGATTGCGACGTACGGCGGCGCGGCGACCGGTTGGGCCGGGAGTTCCTCGTCGAGCGTGTCGACGGCCCCGGCGAGCGCCGCCGCCAGGCGGTTGAGTACACCTGCACGATCGAGCGCACGCTTGAACGGGTCGACCACCGCCGCCCGGTCGGACGTGGTCGCACCATCCCACGAGTCGGCAACGGCGTCGGCACACGCGAGCACGGCGTCGAGCAGGTCGGCGTGAGTGGTAAGGAGATGCTCGCGAACGGTGGCCGGTGCGGACGTGGGTCGGTTCACTCCGTGGGCGCAGCGGCACAGTTGTTCGGCCCGAGTTCGAGTTCGAACGCGGTCTCGTCGTCGGCGCTTTCCCGTCCGCGGTTGATCGCGACGATGCGCTCGTGGTTCGCTGGTCGTGGTCCCATCCCGTCGAGCACCCGCTCGACGAACCGCTCGCGATCGAGTGAGAACACGGAGAGTCGATCGCGGAGGTCGCCGAGCCGTGTGGCGTACGCGCCGTCGGTCTCCGATCGTTCCGACGGGCCGTAGTGGCCTGGCGCGACGAACAGATCGTCGTCCAGCACGTCGAAGCGCTCGGTCAGGGTGCCGTGGAGCGTCCTGGCGAGGTCGCGCGCGCCGTCGGCTCCGGCTTCGAGGTCCGGCCGTGGAACGCCGTCGAGGAACAGCGAATCACCGGTCAGCAGGGTATTGCCGACCCGGAACGCGAACGCGCCCGAGGTGTGGCCCGGTGCGGCGATCGCTTCCATTACCGTGTCGCCGAGTTCGAGTGCTTCGCCGTCGGCGATCGTCGTGACGTCGTCGACGCCACGCGCGGCGGCAGGCTCGGAGAGGACCGGCTCCGCGCCGGTTTCGGCCGCGAGCCGTCGAACGCCGCTCACGTGGTCTGCGTGGAGGTGAGTGTCGATCGCATAGCGGAGGTCGACGCCACGATCCGCGGCGTCGGCAACGTACCGATCGGTGAACTCTCGGAGCGGGTCGATCACCGCCGCCTCGCCGCCGGCGTGGACGAGATACGCGAGACAGCCGCTCGACGGCCGGCGGTACTGGACGATGGTTGTGGAACCGCCGGAGTCGATCTCGCTCGCGCGGTAGACCCGTGCCCAGCCCGTCATTCCCTCGGCCAGGTTGCGGGCCGTGACGCCCACCCCGGTGAGCAGGTCGGCGACGTGATCGCTCGCCTCGCCACGACCACAGACCACCGTGATCGGCTCGTCGAGGTCGAGATCGGCGGCGAGGTCGTCGATCTCGCCCGTGACCTCGGCCTGGAGGAATCGGGCGTGGGGGACGTGCTCGCGCTCGATCGACGATCCCTCGATGGCCCAGGACGCGATCTCGTCGCGGTCGCGGACGTCGAGTACGCTCATCCGATCGCCGGCGTCGATGGCGCGCGCGAGTTCGGCGGGGGTGATCGCGTCGTCCGCCGTCGATCCGGACGAAGATGCATTCATGTGCGCGGTAGGTGTCCACGGCCGATATACTGTTGGTCGAGTGTCCACCGGCGCGGTGGTGGCGCTCGCGGTGCGGAGAGCGTCCGCTCGTGCGAGGGATGACTGAGTGCGGCGAGCGAAGCGAGCAAGCGAAGGAATCGGTTGGGGAGGGTGTGGCCTGCGGTTCTCGTTTGCGTCGTGATTTGCCTCCGGCGAGTCGGCTGCCGTCGCCCTCCACGATGAGTCACCATCGATTCCTCGTGCCCGACAGTATAAGTGTCAGCCACGATAGTGGACGTCATGGACGGCGAGACCCTGATCGACGACGTGCGGGACGCGAAGGCGACCCGGCTCGATCGGCTCGGCGGGACCAAATGGCTGCTCGCGGCGACGGGGGCCGACCTCGAAACCGAGCGCGTTCTTCGGGTAGCGACCGAAAGCGAGACGGCCGCCGCCGAGACGTTCGAGCAGTGGGCCGACGACGAGGGGAGCGATCGGGCGCGCGAGGCGTTCGCGTCGGTCGCGGCGCTCGAACGCGACCACGCGGCCCGAGTCGCGGACCACCTCGACGGCGATCCCGAATCGGAGACCGATTCCGGACCGGACGCCGCGCCTGGCGCGCTCCACGAGCATCTTCGAGGTCTCGACGATACCGCAGAACGCGTCGGTGCGGGTCTCGTCGGACGGCCGCTCGTGAGCGACCGCACCACCGTTCAGATCGTGAGCTTCTTCGTCAACGAGGCGGACGAGCGCCGCGCCGATCTCTTTCGAGAACTTCGATCCGAAACCGGCGACCTCCTCGACGAAGGGGCGGCGGTGCTCGATGGGGTCTGTGGCGCGGACGACGATTGGGAGCGCGCCCGCGGAGCCGCCACGGCGACGATCGACGTCGCGTACGACGAGTTCGCGGGCGATCTCGACGCGATGGGGCTCGACCCGCGTTCGATCTGCTGAGTCGTGCCGTCGCTCGCAACCGAGTGCGGGTGCCGAGAGCGGTGTGCGTCTCAGATCGAGAACTCGTAGAGGTCGTCGCCGACGTGGTGGACCGATGCGACGACCTTCCCCGAATCCCCGGTCATCTCACTCCCGTCGACGAGCGCGCGCCCGACCGCGAGAGCCTTGCCGTGGGCTTCCTCGACGATCACGACGTGCTGGTCCGCTTCGATTCCGGGGTCGGCCTCGGTGATACCTGGCCGCATCACGTCCGCGCCGTCCGAGACAAAGGAGATCGCGCCGGTGTCGACGGTGACGACACCCGTCTCGGGCGGATGGGCGTTCGCGCCGCGCACGGTGAGGAAGGGTGCGTCGTCGAGGTAGATCACGAGCGGCTCGCCATCGACGAGGACGAGGTCACGATCACTTTCGGCGAACTCGACGCGCTCGTAGGTGTCACCGGCGAGGTCGACGCCGAGCCGATCGGCGAGCGTCCGCTCGATCTCGTCGACTGCGTCGCTTCTGAGGTGGTGGCGGGATCTGACCTGCATACCCTCTCGTACCCATCGGCGGTGATAAATCGTGCGCCAGCGACGCGGACACAACCCGGATACGACAGGTGGCCGACGCGAAGAGGTAAGTGCGCGGCTACCGAAGGAGATCGTATGTGGGGGTCCCGGCGCACCCGGGAGAGCAAGACGATCACCTGTATTGCGTGCGGCGGCTCGGTCCGGCGCTCGGAGGCGCGCGAGTACGACAAGCACGGCGATCGATGGAAACGCACTGGAAAAGAGTTCGAACACCTCTGTAAGGACTGTTATCGCGACCTCTGCCACCAGCCGCGCGACGATCTCGAAGCCCTGCTCGTCGAGATCCACGCCATCGAGGGCACTGAGTCGCGGACCGCGTTCCTCCGACGGTACGACGAGATCGTCGAGGAACGCTACGGTCCGCTCGAAGAGCGCGAGCGCTGACTCGCGGCTCGCCGTTCTTTCTTCGTCACCGTCCCACCGCACCCGTCGTCGTGCCAGAACGACTAATTGTCGGCTGCCCGTAGCCCGGTCATGAGCGATCAAGCAGCCGCTGGCACCACCGAAGGACAGGGGCCGGTCGAGATCGACGAGGAACTCGCCCGCCACCTCGAGAACAAGCGCGAGGAGCTGTTCGAGAAGTTCGGCATCCACGAGGAGTTCCCCGACGAAGTGCTCGAAGAGGCCGAAACCCGCACCGAGGACGTCGCAAGCGAGATCGACGACGAACTCGACGATCGTCAGGATCTCCGCGACCTGACGACGTGGACTACCGACCCGGTCGACGCGCGGGACTTCGACGACGCACTCAGCATCGAGAAGGGTGAGCAAGAGTTCGTGCTCCACGTCCATATCGCGGACGTGACCCACTACGTCCACCCCGACAGTGAGATGTGGACCGAGGCGGTCGAGCGGGCGAACACCGTCTACCTCCCGGATCACACCGTCCACATGCTGCCCGCGACGCTCGCCGAGACGGTGTGTTCGCTCGTGCCCGACGAGGATCGCCTCGCCCACACCGTCGAGATGCATCTCGACCGCGAGACCCTCTCCTTCGAGTCGATCGACATCTACAAATCGGTGATCCGGAGCGACGAGCGGCTGACCTACACCCAGGCCGAACGCCGGCTCGACGATCCCGAGAGCGCACTCCACGAGGAGAGTTCCTTAGTGTTCGAACTCGCCGACCGGCTCCACGAGCAGCGCAAGGAGGACGGTTCCTTAGTATTGAACCCGCGCCGCGATCGCGCCCACACCATCATTGAGGAGTGCATGCTGAAAGCGAACAAGGCCGTGACCCACGAGCTGATGTGGAATCAAGGGGTCGAGGCGATGTACCGCGTCCACCCCCAGCCATCGCCCGACCAGTGGGACGACGCGCTGCAGGAGATCCAAGAACTCGACG
This sequence is a window from Halococcus salifodinae DSM 8989. Protein-coding genes within it:
- a CDS encoding SDR family oxidoreductase, which produces MAADQPLADDTAIVTGASSGIGSATAHALARDGADLALAARREERLEELAAELEADHGVATLVAPTDVTEEDAVADLVDGTVDAFGGLDVLVNNAGLARGSAVEDLSTEEYRTMMDVNVDGCFFATRAALPHLRASEGNLVFVGSFAGQYPRPFNPVYAATKWWVRGFAHSVAGAVGEAGVGVTVINPSEVRTEFGDDESFAERFDEGEVTEPDEIGDAIAFATRQDRSTVSELDLFRRDKFSDF
- a CDS encoding MBL fold metallo-hydrolase, which gives rise to MNASSSGSTADDAITPAELARAIDAGDRMSVLDVRDRDEIASWAIEGSSIEREHVPHARFLQAEVTGEIDDLAADLDLDEPITVVCGRGEASDHVADLLTGVGVTARNLAEGMTGWARVYRASEIDSGGSTTIVQYRRPSSGCLAYLVHAGGEAAVIDPLREFTDRYVADAADRGVDLRYAIDTHLHADHVSGVRRLAAETGAEPVLSEPAAARGVDDVTTIADGEALELGDTVMEAIAAPGHTSGAFAFRVGNTLLTGDSLFLDGVPRPDLEAGADGARDLARTLHGTLTERFDVLDDDLFVAPGHYGPSERSETDGAYATRLGDLRDRLSVFSLDRERFVERVLDGMGPRPANHERIVAINRGRESADDETAFELELGPNNCAAAPTE
- a CDS encoding RNA-binding protein, with the protein product MQVRSRHHLRSDAVDEIERTLADRLGVDLAGDTYERVEFAESDRDLVLVDGEPLVIYLDDAPFLTVRGANAHPPETGVVTVDTGAISFVSDGADVMRPGITEADPGIEADQHVVIVEEAHGKALAVGRALVDGSEMTGDSGKVVASVHHVGDDLYEFSI
- a CDS encoding DUF7562 family protein gives rise to the protein MWGSRRTRESKTITCIACGGSVRRSEAREYDKHGDRWKRTGKEFEHLCKDCYRDLCHQPRDDLEALLVEIHAIEGTESRTAFLRRYDEIVEERYGPLEERER
- a CDS encoding RNB domain-containing ribonuclease translates to MSDQAAAGTTEGQGPVEIDEELARHLENKREELFEKFGIHEEFPDEVLEEAETRTEDVASEIDDELDDRQDLRDLTTWTTDPVDARDFDDALSIEKGEQEFVLHVHIADVTHYVHPDSEMWTEAVERANTVYLPDHTVHMLPATLAETVCSLVPDEDRLAHTVEMHLDRETLSFESIDIYKSVIRSDERLTYTQAERRLDDPESALHEESSLVFELADRLHEQRKEDGSLVLNPRRDRAHTIIEECMLKANKAVTHELMWNQGVEAMYRVHPQPSPDQWDDALQEIQELDGVSIPGDAWGDDPRIAVNATLEEAPERQLGKIQYAVMKVMPRARYMNDPFGGHHALNFDIYGHFTSPIRRLSDLVNHWIVHANDVPENLLQLCDHASDQQQAGEKCEREYKQFLEEVGLDADAVNNRGIEIVEKDQ